In the genome of Campylobacter avium LMG 24591, the window ATAACGCTTGAGCCAACCGCTGGGTCGTAGCCTAATTTTTTAAGCGTAAGAGGTACTACCGAGCCTATAAAGCCAGCCAAGCCTAAATTTATAAGCATGGACAGTGCTATTACAAGACCTAGCATTGTGATATTAAACCAAAAATAAGCAACAAGTCCCATAACACAAGCAAAAAAGGCACCGTTAAACAAAGAAATTCGTAGTTCCCTAAAGATAATATGCTTTGCATTAGAAAATTTGATATCTCCTAAGGATATTTTTCTAACAGTAACTGTGAGTGCCTGAGAGCCTGTGTTTCCTCCCATTGAAGCAACTATAGGCATGAGTATTGCAAGGGCTACTAATTGTTCGATTTCTCCTGAAAATAAAGATATGATATTTGCTGAAATCAAAGATGTAAAAAGATTTATAAATAGCCAAAAACCTCTAGCCTGCGTAGCCTTACTTACTGTTTCTTCCTCTGCTTCATCTGAAACGCCTGCTAGGTTGTAAATTTGCTCTGTGGCTTGTTCTTGCAAATAATCATGTATATCATCATAAGTTATGCGACCCATCAAATTTTTGTTTTTATCAACCACGGCTACAACGCTTAAATCATAGCTTTTAACTAAATTTACAACGCTATGTATATCATCGTTATCATAAACAAAATTTTTTATTAATTTATCGCTATTATCTTTCATAATATCTTTGAAAGTGGTGTCAAAATTCCACAGCAAAGCCTCTCCAAAAGGCAAGCAGTATTGCAAAACCCCCTTTTCATCGGTGACAAAAAACTGCTGCACCTGATCTAATTCCCCGCTTTGCTTAAGTTTTTTGTATCTTTGCACAGCCTCTTGCAAGCTCTCATTTAAAAAAGCTTGCAAAAACTCTGTTTGCATGTAAGCCCCAGCCGAGTTTTGCTCATAAGTTTTAAGTAAGGATATGTCTTTTTTGTGTTCTTTTTCTATGCTATTTAAGATGAGTTTGGCTTTGCTTTCGTCAAGGTGTTCTAAATTTTGTATCAAATCGGTAGCATCATCGCTTTCAAGCTCTTCGATAGCCTTTGCCACAGCTGAGGTACTAAAACAGTTAAGCAAGTCATTTAGCATATAATCAGGCATTAAAACAGCTGTGTTGGCTAGGTTGTTTATGGTTAGTGCTTTTAATGTGTTTTCGTAGAATTCTTCATCAAGTTCTTTTACGAGCTTTAAGGCCTCTATCAACTCATCTGCATTGCAGTCTTTAACAGAGGCTTCTTTTAAAAAGCTTTTTGCACTATCAAGCGCTTCAGACATCAAAGCTCCACATAGTTTTCAAAAGGCAAGGATTCTTTTTTAGGAACTGTGTTTTTATTTTTTATAAATTCTTGCAATCTTTCTTGATACAAGACAATCGTATTTTCAAATTCCTTTTTCTTGTCGCCTTTTAGTTCTGACCTTGAAATTTTAACTACAGATAAAGGATTTATCGCTCTGTTATTTAGATATAAACCAAAGTGTAGATGAGGTCCTGTGCTAACTCCGGTTGAGCCAACATAAGCTATAGTTTGTCCTTGCTTTACCTTTTGGCCTCTTTTTATGGCAGCAAATCTACTAAGATGTGCATAAAGCGTGCTGTAACCTTGTCCGTGATTTACTTGAACTGTTTTGCCGTATCCGCCCTTAGTTCCTACAAAGCTTACAACCCCGCTTCCTGCACTTCTAACGGGAGTTCCTGTCGGTGCTGCAAAATCAACTCCTAAGTGAGCACGGTATTTTCTAAGCACCGGATGATATCTAGACCTTGTAAAATAAGAGCTTATCCTGGTGTATTTAACAGGCTGGGTTAGCAAAAAGGATTCTAATTCTTTACCATTAGCATCATAATAGGTATCGTTAAAGAAAAACACGCTATTAGGCTTTTTATTGACTTCGACAGTAACCATTTTAACCACTATATCACCAAATCTTTGTCCCAGCCTTTCCTTTCTTTCGTAAAGTATGCTTACCTTGTCTCCCTTTTGCATAGCTGTAAAATCTATACTTCCTCTAAAAGCGTTTCTCATGGCTCTAGCAAGTGGGGTGCTACCGCTTATAGTTTCAACATCTTGATATGCAGAACGTTCTATTTCTATAGAAAGCACCCTTTCTTCCACTTCGTAAGCAACAGGGGTAAAGCTTAGGGTGAATTTATCGTTTATGTCTTTATATATGTGAATTTGCAAATCAGAGCCGTTTATTGGGATTAAAATTTGCTCTATCTCGTTTTTTTCATTATCCCATAAAATTTGATACTTTTCACCCTCTTTGATTTCTGAGGCAAGCTCTCTATCTTGCGGGTCTAAATCCCAATACAAAGACAAGGGCAAGGAATTATGCTCTAAAAAACTTAGGAAAAATTCATTCTTTGCCCACTCCCTTTCCTCCATAACAGAAAGCGAAAATAACGGTAAATATAAACAAAAAAACAATGCAATTTTTTTCATAATGATGATTAATCCTTTTGTGAAGCTAGAAAAAAGCCTATTTTACTTTAAATTTCTTACAAAAATGTAATAATTTTAGATTATAATTTGGAAAAATTTGCAAAATCAAAGGAGTTTATTTGTATTTTAAAGCCTCTTTTTATTTTTTATTTTTTTTCTTGTTAAATTTATACGCCATTGCTCCTGTGGATACAAAGATTTTTAAGATTGAAAACAATGAGTTTTATATACAAAACAACAATATACAAACAAAAATTGGCGCAAGTGCTGTTGTCATACAAAATATAGCAGGTATTGAAACTGCCATAGCTAGAGTAAGTGTTAATGATATACAAGATGAGTTTATAAAGCTCAAGCTAGAAGAATACGACATTATCAAGCAAGAAGCCTTGCCAAGACCAGATACAAAGATACAAGTTGGGGACACGGTTCGTTTGAATTTCTTGTATGATAGGGCTATGCTAATCGCACCAAATGAACAAAGCTACAACGAAGTGGAAGCTAGATTTAGTCAAATTTATTTCTTACACCCTGATATTTTGGGTGCTTATATGATAAGAGAATATAAGCTAAGTCCTAAAAAAGAGGATTTTGAGCTTATGTGCTCTAATAATGCTTTGGGTCTTATAGTGTTTGCACTTGAAAAGTCGGTTGTTTTTGTGGATTGTTGGAGCTTTTCTATACTTTATGAAAACGAATTTAACTTTTCATCAACTGAGGTGCAAACCCCGTTTTACTCAAGGATTGATGGTTATCAAAAGGTTATATTTAATTTTTTTGAAAGCAGGGTGAAAGATTATTATGCTTATTATAAAAAGCTTATAGGATACAAAGATGAAAGCTGAATTTAAGTCGTATTTTACGAAACTTTTGGGTGATGATGCCAAATTTGATGAGGTTCATAAAAGAGCTTATAGTTATGATGCCACTAGAAAGCATTTTTTGCCAGATGGGGTACTTTTTCCTAAAAATGAGAAAGAAATAAGTGAAATTTTAAAATTTTGCAATGAAAATAAGATAATAGTCGTGCCAAGAGGGGCTGGTTCTGGCTTTACGGGCGGAAGTTTGAGTGTAAATGGTGGGGTAGTTTTAGCCCTTGAAAAACACATGAATAAAATTTTAGAAATAGACCTTGAAAATTTAGTGGCAGTAGTGCAGCCAGCACTGATAAATTCGAAACTACAAGAAGAGCTTAAAAAACACGGACTTTTTTACCCACCTGATCCTGCTAGTATGGATTTTTCAAGCATAGGCGGAAATGTAAGCGAAAACGCAGGTGGTATGAGAGCGGCAAAATATGGCATAACAAAGGACTATGTTTTAGCACTTCGAGCAGTTTTGCCAAACGGAGATATAATAAGAGCTGGAAAAAGAACGATAAAAGATGTAGCAGGATACAATCTAGCAGGAATTTTAATAGCTAGTGAGGGAACCTTAGCAGTCATCACTGAAATTTGTTTAAAACTTATGCCCTTGCCAAAGCTTAAAAAAACTGCTCTTGGGATTTTTAAAAGTGTGGATGAGGCTATGAAAGCTGTTTATACCTCTTTAGCAAAGGGTGTTAGACCTGTATCTATGGAATTTTTAGACAATCTTAGCATAAGAGCGGTTGAGAGCAAATTTCAAAAAGGTCTGCCTGTTGAGGCTGGCGCTATACTTATAGCCGATGTTGATGGCAATGTAGAACAAAGCTTGGATGATGATTTAAAAATGCTTGAGGCTTGTTTTAAGGAAGCTGGGGCTAGTGAATTTAAGATAGCAAAGGATGAAAAAGAAGCTGCTGATATATGGTTTGCTAGAAGAAACTGCTCTCAAAGTATAACTGTGTATGGGAATTTGAAATTAAATGAAGATGTAACCGTGCCAAGATCTAAGCTACCTGCCTTGCTTAGCGGCATAAATGAAATCTCTAAAAAATACGGCTTTAAAATTCCTTGTTTTGGGCATACCGGAGATGGAAATGTGCATGTAAATGTTATGGTTGAGGATAAAAACGACGAAGAGCAAGTAAAAAAAGGGCACGAGGCTATCACTGAAATTTTCAAACTAGCCATAAAGCTTGATGGCACACTAAGCGGAGAGCACGGCATAGGGGTGAGCAAGGCTCCTTTTATGAAACTAGCCTTTAGCGAGGCTGAGATGAACATTATGCGTGCGATTAAAAATGCCTTTGATCCAAATAATATCTTAAATCCAAACAAAATGGGACTTTAATGCTAAGAAAAACCATAGGATTTTTAGCACTTTTCAAAGATAAGGAAGTGATGAATCATAGTGCTGCACTTAGTTTTCACACTGTTTTGTCTTTGATACCTATACTGTTTGTATGTTTTTCTGTTTTTACTCAAATTCCTAGTTTTGATGTGTATTATGATAGGATTAAAAATTTAATTTTTACTTTTTTGATACCAACACAACAAGAGCTTATCTCAAGCTATCTTGATACCTTTTTAAAAAATAGCGTAAATATAGGTATAATAGGACTTGTGGCCATGGCTTTTACATCTTTGGCCTTTTTTTCAAGCTATGATTACACTATAAACCGTATCACAAAAAGCGAGCCTAGAGGGCTTTGGCATAGCATTAGTGCTTATTGGACGCTATTAACCTTAGTTCCTTTGGGGCTCGGACTTTCTTTTTACATTTCTGCTTACATACAAAAAACACTTGATGATTTTAAAATAGGCCTGAATTTCTTTGAGATACTGCCATTTATCATCATTTGGGCTTTGTTTTTTATATCTTTTTCAAGTTCTTTGCAAAAAGGGAATTTAAAATACCTTTTAATCACATCTTTGGTAAGTGCTACTGTGTGGTATATAGGTAAGAATTTATTTGTGTATTATGTAGTGTATAACAAGGCTTATACTAATATTTATGGCTCTTTTTCTGTGCTTTTATTTTTCTTTATATGGATTTATATATCGTGGATTATTTATCTTTTTGGCTTTAAGACTTATCATTATTTTAGCTTATATGTAGAGCAAAATAAAGGGAATAACATTGGCAAGAACAACAAAAAAAGCCAAATAAGCAAAACGCATGCTAAGCAAAGATAAGCATACATAGCTTATAAAAATATAAAAATTAATGCTGATGTTTTTTGCATAAAATTTGATAGAGAAAAAGTCAAGTAAAAGGTCGTCTAAAATATATCCAAAATTTAAGATATGTAAGCACAACACCAAAGGATAAAATACCACAAATAGTACAGATAAAGGTATGCAAAGAAGCTGTTGCAAGCTAATTAATGGGAAAAAATACAAAACAGGCACAATCATAGCAAAAAAGGTCCATAAATTTAACAAGACTACATTTGTGAAATTGCTAAAGAATTTAGAAAAATGATTCATGTATAAAAAGATAAAAAAGACGCCAAAGATTGAGAAAAAGAAGCCAACGCTAAATAAAAGTTGCGGAAACAAGGCTATACATATGAGGATAGAGAAAAATAATGTGGAGTAATTTAACAGCCTTATATTTTTTAAAAGCAGGTAAAAGGCAAACAAGGCCATCACCAAAGACCTTATAAAAGATGGCACGAAGCCTATTAAATAAGCGTAGCAAAACAAAAATATAAAAATCAGTACCGATATATCAAGCCTTAAATTTCTGTAAGGAAAATATCTTTTTTGCAAAAAGCTATAAAAAGGATAAAGTATGAAAAACAAAAAAGAAAATATAAGCCCTATGTGATAGCCACTGATAGCTATTAAATGTGCTATACCGTAGTAATTTACATCTGTTCTAAGCTCCAAAGACACTGGCAGGGCAAAAAATAAGGCTCCGTAAAATTCTTTTATCTTTTCATCTTTGTGTTGCTTTAAAAAATAAGTTATGATAGGATTTTGTTTATATGTGTTAGTACTTGTGTTTAAATCATAGCTTGGCATGTAAAAATTTTTTGATAAAAAATCCTTAAAATTTACAGAACTGTTGATAACTCTTAAATTTAAAAGCTCATATCTGCTGATATTATTATCTTTTTTGCTTGTTGTGTAGAAGTTGAAATTCTTGTATTGTAATTTCAAAACACCGTAAGTTCTGCCCTTTTCGTTTGTTTTATTATAACTTTGTAAAACTAGGGCATTTTCTAATAATTTATGCTTATTTTCCTTAAAATCTATAAAGCAAAGATACTCATAAAGTAGATTAAACGCAAAAACAAAAAGACAAAAAGCTGTTAGCGTAAAGAATTCTTTATGTTTTTGCGAAAATTTCATTTAGGTTTTTTTGAAAATTTTGACAAATAAAACCACAATAAGATTAGTAAGATTAGCAAAAATATAGGCACAAGATACGAATACTCAGAAAAAGCATCCACTACATAAGATATAGAAGCACCAAAGGCAAAGCCAAGGTATCCAAGCCCTACAGCCCAGATTACAGTAGCTAGAAGATTTAAGATAAAAAATTTCATAAAATCATATTTCGCAAAGCCTGCTGCAAGTGGTATGAAGGTCTTAAGTCCATAGATGAATTTTTGAAGCAAGATAAGGCTTACTCCGTGCTTTTTTATCTTAAGCTGGGCTAGGGCTATTTTGCGTCTGTGTTTTTTAAAATAAGGCATTATGTCTTTTTTGCCATATCTACCCAGCAAGAAAAGCACGGTTGAACCCAAGGTGTTTGCAAAAAAAGCTAAAAAAATACAAAGTGCTAAAGAAAAATGCCCAGAAGCACTCAAAAGCCCAGCCGCTAAAATTCCTACCATTCCACCGCCTAAGGAGTAGATGAAAAGTATGGCATAACCCCAGCTAAGCAGGGTGTCAATCATCTCTTGCATGGCTTACCTTGCGTAATCCACAGCTCTAAGCTCTCTTATGACATTTACCTTTATTTCGCCAGGATACTGCACTTTTTCTTGAATTTCATCTGCAATTTCTTTGGCCAAAAGTACCGATTCATCGTCATTTACAAGCTCTGCATTAACTATTACTCTTATTTCTCTGCCAGCATTTATCGCATAGGCATTCTTAATACCTTGTTTTGATTTTGCTATATCCTCAAGTTCGCTTACTCTTTTTAAGAAAGCTTCTAAAACCTCGCGTCTAGCACCCGGTCTTGCAGCACTTAAGGTATCAGCCGCACATACAGCCGCACTTTCTATGCTGGTTGCCTCCTCGTGTCCGTGGTGCGCGTAAATGGCATTTATAACCACATCGTGTTCTTTGTATCTTTTGCAAAGTTCAGCTCCTAAATCCACATGAGAGCCTTCAAAATCATGTGTTAAGGCTTTTCCTATATCGTGTAAAATTCCAGCTCTTCTTGCTAAATTCTCATCGCCCCCACACTCAGCTGCTATAATTCCAGCTAGATGTGCTACTTCTAATGAGTGTGCTAAGGCGTTTTGTCCGTAGGATGCACGGTATTTTAATTTACCTATTAATTTAACTATTTCAGGGTGCATTTTAGAAATGTTTAAATCCATGAGTATGGTTTGCCCTTCCTCAAGTATACTGTCTTCAAATTCTTTGCATACCTTTTCGTAAATTTCTTCTATTCTAGCTGGTTGTATGCGGCCATCTTCTACCAAAAGTTCTATAACCTTAGTTGCTATTGCTCTTCTGTAAAGGTTAAAGCAGCTAATTATTATAGCTCCTGGAGTGTCGTCTATGATGATATCAACGCCAAGTAGCATTTCAAGGGTTTTTACATTTCTTCCTTCCTTGCCTATGATGCGTCCTTTAAGCTCGTCATTTTTTATATTTATAACATTTATAAGTCTTTCGGCTGCAAATTCACCGGCAAAACGCGAGGTAGCTTGCGCTATGATGTAGTTTGCCTTTCTCTTGGCTTCGCTCTTGGCTTCCTCCTCATATTTTCTTACTATGTGCGAAATTTCATCTCTTGATTTTTCCTCGACCTTTTTAAGTATGATTTCCCTTGCCTCATTTTGCGTAAGTCCTGATGAGTGCTCTAAAACTCTTATAAGCTCGTCTAGCTTTGTGTTATAGCTATCCTTTAATCTCAAATTTTCATTGTAGAGATTTACAGCCTTGCTTTTACTTTTATCAAGCTCTTCTTTGCTTTTTTCGATTTCGCTTTCATAAGCTTTGATTTTTTGCTCTTTTTTGCTCAATTCCTCTATTTTTTGGTTGTATTCTTTTTGAACCTTGTGGCTTTTATCCTCGTATTTTTTCTTAATTTCAAGCTCGGCATTTAAGATATGATTTTTCGCATCTTTTAAAACAAGTTCGGCCTCGTGTTCTATGGCTTTTGCTCTTGCTTTGGCTTGTTCTACAAAGATGTTGTATTTGGCTTCATCTATCTTTTTAGCAACTAAATATCCTATCCCCACGCCTATGATAACGGCTATAAATATGTAAAATATTATTAACATTTGAAAACTCTTTCTTAAAATATTTTTTGTAAGGATTTATGAAGTAATCAGCTCTTACATCGTGTTTTTGAGTCAAATTTTCATTATAAAACAAATCAAGGCCTTGTATGAAAACTACAAGCGGTTTATAAGTTAAATTTGAAAAAAACATATCGTAAAAACCTTTCCCATGGCCTATCCGCTTTAAATTTTTATCAACCGCTATCACAGGAACAACGGCTAAATCCAGCTTTAAATTCAAATCAGACTTAAATGGCTCTAAAATCCCAAACCTTTTTTTATACAAAGGCAACCGTAATTTTACAATTTTTAAGCTTTTATCTTGCATAAATGGAACAAAAAGATTGCAAGTTTTGCTTAAATTTTTTCTAAAACGAAACAAATTTATCTCGTAATCCAAAGGTATGTATATCAAGACATTTTTTGCTTTCTTTTCTTTTATGATATGTTTTATTTCTTTAAAGACGGAAAAATCCCTTTTAAAAGCCCTTGTGCTGTGCTTTTTTAAAAGAGTTTTGCAAGTTTTTCTAATTTCATCTTTTGACAACATATCCTTAACCTTTTTCATATATAATCCAGATTTTATCAAAATAAATTTGGAGTTTGATATCATGACTTTATTAAAATTTAGCTCTTATTTTATCTTATTTTTTGCCGTATTTTTTATAAGTGCTTGCGATAAAACACAAGATGAGGATAAAAATGCCTCAGCTTCCTTAAGATCTAATGAGAGCATAAAATTTGACTTAAAATTAGACAATAACAAAAGCATTGCCATTAAGGCAAGTAATAATCTTTTGGAATTTGATAGCGAGCAAAAGGCCACTATGTTTTTCTTTATGAGTACTTGGTGCACTCCTTGTTTGGTTCAGCTTCCGCATTTAAATGCCCTGCAAGAAAAATACAGAGACGGCTTTAATGTCATAGGCGTGATTATAGATGATAGTGCAAATTTAGATATTGGGGATTTTAGACTTGCAAATAAGCTAAATTTCCCTTTAGCATTTGGGGATAATAATTTTTTACTTACAAAAGGAGTTGGCGGAATAAATGCTATCCCAACAATAATATTATATAAAAGCGATGGAATTTTTGCTAAAAAATATATAGGTATCATCCCTCAAGAAATGCTAGATATAGACATACAAAAGGCTATAATGTAATGATTTCTTATCTTAAAAAAACCATAGCGTCCTTATCTAAGGTTAAGCAAAATCAGCATCTTACTAAGGATTTGCTAGAGGAAATGCTTTTAGAAGCTGATGTGAGTTATGATGTTGTGGAGGAAATTTTATACTATCTTCCACCTAGTGATAAGGTAAATAAGGAGGATTTAAGAAGGGTTATGTCCTCGTATTTTATGTACGATAAGAAGGATATAAAAGAGGCAAAACCATTTGTAGAGCTTATTTTAGGAGTTAATGGAGCTGGCAAGACAACCACTGTTGCTAAGCTAGCAAATTTATATAAAAAAGAGAATTTTAAAGTGCTTTTGGGAGCTTGTGATACATTTAGAGCCGGGGCAACAAAGCAGCTAAAACTTTGGGCGGATAAATTAAACATAGATATAGTTGCAAATGAGCAGTCAAATGACCCCTCAGCCATAGCTTATGATAGCATACAAAAAGCACTTAGCAAGTCTTATGATAGGGTTTTGCTTGATACTGCTGGAAGATTGCAAAATCAAAAAAATCTCAATCAAGAACTCGAAAAGATAATAAGAGTATCAAACAAAGCCCTAGAGGGTGCGCCGCATAGGAAAATTTTAATCTTAGATGGCACTCAAGGAAATACAGCCTTAGAACAGGCAAGGGTTTTTAATGAGCTTGTGAGCCTTGATGGCTTGATTATCACCAAGCTTGATGGCACGGCAAAGGGAGGCGTGCTGCTTAGCATAGCAAGAGAGCTTGAGTTAAATATCCTCTATATAGGGCTTGGAGAAGCTAAAGATGACATAGTTAGCTTTGATTATAATGCTTATGTGAATTCCTTAGTCGATGGAATTTATGGTGAATAAAATTTTAGCAAAAAATTTATCCAGCCTTCACAGCCAAAGTCTTAAAGAGGCTTTAACGCAGGTTAAAAACACTAGATATAAGATTATTGTGAACGGGGGGGGGTTAGAAAATTCAAACATCCTTGATGTTCACACAAACGAGCTAATTTTTAAAGACAGTGCCACCTTTTACAAAGAAAAGCTTAAATTTTATGAAAAATACGAGCTTTATAAGGTTTTGTATTTTTATGGTTTTGCAAATGCTTATCTTTACATTTTACTTTTAAAAAATCCAAATTTAAAGCATGTAGTAATTTTTGATGATGATTTAGAGCTTTTAAGCTGTGTGTTAAGCGAGTATGATTATTCTAAGTATTTTAAAGAAAACAAACTCATACTTTTAAGCAAAAATGATGAAAATATAATGCGTTCTTTGTTTGTCTCTAAAGGCATTTTTGATAGCTTAAGAGTGTATTTTTTAGATATTTGCAGCGATTTTTATCTAAGATATGAGAGTGAAATTTTAGCCTTGCAAAATAAAATTTCAAGCCTTATAAAAGAAACTGTTATTTCCAAAGGCAACTCAGCCGCAGATACCTTAGTAGGCATGCGAAACACAGTTGATAATATACAAGATATGGTTTCAAACTCAAGCCTAAAAGAGCTTATAAGCCTAAGAAGAAAGGCTTCAAAGACGGCTATCATAGTATCTACCGGACCTTCCTTACACAAACAGCTTCCTTTGTTAAAAGCTTACGAGCAAAGGGCTAGTATTTTTTGTGCGGATTCTGCGTATTCTATCTTAGCAAAGCATGATGTTAAACCAGATTATGTATTGATGTGTGAAAGAACAGATGTGACGGCTAAATTATTTGAGCAAAATTTCCCTCAAATTGATAAAGATATAATCTTTGTCTTAACGTCCGTAGTATCTCCGCTTGCTGTTAAGTACTTAAAAGAAAGTGCTAGAAAATTCATCATAGTAAGCTATGAAGCAGCCTTTATAAAGTCCTTAAAACTTCAGGATTTTGGCTACTTAAACATAGGCTCATCCGTTGCTCATAATGCCCTAGAATTAGCGTATCAGCTAGAACATCAAAATATCATCTTTATAGGACAGGATTTAGCTTATGATAGTAAAGGTGCTTCGCATAGCAAGGATTATATTTACACTGAATTTTTTGAATCAAA includes:
- a CDS encoding DedA family protein is translated as MQEMIDTLLSWGYAILFIYSLGGGMVGILAAGLLSASGHFSLALCIFLAFFANTLGSTVLFLLGRYGKKDIMPYFKKHRRKIALAQLKIKKHGVSLILLQKFIYGLKTFIPLAAGFAKYDFMKFFILNLLATVIWAVGLGYLGFAFGASISYVVDAFSEYSYLVPIFLLILLILLWFYLSKFSKKPK
- the mgtE gene encoding magnesium transporter, translated to MSEALDSAKSFLKEASVKDCNADELIEALKLVKELDEEFYENTLKALTINNLANTAVLMPDYMLNDLLNCFSTSAVAKAIEELESDDATDLIQNLEHLDESKAKLILNSIEKEHKKDISLLKTYEQNSAGAYMQTEFLQAFLNESLQEAVQRYKKLKQSGELDQVQQFFVTDEKGVLQYCLPFGEALLWNFDTTFKDIMKDNSDKLIKNFVYDNDDIHSVVNLVKSYDLSVVAVVDKNKNLMGRITYDDIHDYLQEQATEQIYNLAGVSDEAEEETVSKATQARGFWLFINLFTSLISANIISLFSGEIEQLVALAILMPIVASMGGNTGSQALTVTVRKISLGDIKFSNAKHIIFRELRISLFNGAFFACVMGLVAYFWFNITMLGLVIALSMLINLGLAGFIGSVVPLTLKKLGYDPAVGSSVILTALTDALGFFSFLLLAKMILL
- a CDS encoding TlpA family protein disulfide reductase, with product MTLLKFSSYFILFFAVFFISACDKTQDEDKNASASLRSNESIKFDLKLDNNKSIAIKASNNLLEFDSEQKATMFFFMSTWCTPCLVQLPHLNALQEKYRDGFNVIGVIIDDSANLDIGDFRLANKLNFPLAFGDNNFLLTKGVGGINAIPTIILYKSDGIFAKKYIGIIPQEMLDIDIQKAIM
- a CDS encoding ComEC/Rec2 family competence protein, with translation MKFSQKHKEFFTLTAFCLFVFAFNLLYEYLCFIDFKENKHKLLENALVLQSYNKTNEKGRTYGVLKLQYKNFNFYTTSKKDNNISRYELLNLRVINSSVNFKDFLSKNFYMPSYDLNTSTNTYKQNPIITYFLKQHKDEKIKEFYGALFFALPVSLELRTDVNYYGIAHLIAISGYHIGLIFSFLFFILYPFYSFLQKRYFPYRNLRLDISVLIFIFLFCYAYLIGFVPSFIRSLVMALFAFYLLLKNIRLLNYSTLFFSILICIALFPQLLFSVGFFFSIFGVFFIFLYMNHFSKFFSNFTNVVLLNLWTFFAMIVPVLYFFPLISLQQLLCIPLSVLFVVFYPLVLCLHILNFGYILDDLLLDFFSIKFYAKNISINFYIFISYVCLSLLSMRFAYLAFFVVLANVIPFILLYI
- a CDS encoding plasminogen-binding N-terminal domain-containing protein; translation: MYFKASFYFLFFFLLNLYAIAPVDTKIFKIENNEFYIQNNNIQTKIGASAVVIQNIAGIETAIARVSVNDIQDEFIKLKLEEYDIIKQEALPRPDTKIQVGDTVRLNFLYDRAMLIAPNEQSYNEVEARFSQIYFLHPDILGAYMIREYKLSPKKEDFELMCSNNALGLIVFALEKSVVFVDCWSFSILYENEFNFSSTEVQTPFYSRIDGYQKVIFNFFESRVKDYYAYYKKLIGYKDES
- a CDS encoding YihY/virulence factor BrkB family protein — encoded protein: MLRKTIGFLALFKDKEVMNHSAALSFHTVLSLIPILFVCFSVFTQIPSFDVYYDRIKNLIFTFLIPTQQELISSYLDTFLKNSVNIGIIGLVAMAFTSLAFFSSYDYTINRITKSEPRGLWHSISAYWTLLTLVPLGLGLSFYISAYIQKTLDDFKIGLNFFEILPFIIIWALFFISFSSSLQKGNLKYLLITSLVSATVWYIGKNLFVYYVVYNKAYTNIYGSFSVLLFFFIWIYISWIIYLFGFKTYHYFSLYVEQNKGNNIGKNNKKSQISKTHAKQR
- a CDS encoding 5-formyltetrahydrofolate cyclo-ligase gives rise to the protein MSKDEIRKTCKTLLKKHSTRAFKRDFSVFKEIKHIIKEKKAKNVLIYIPLDYEINLFRFRKNLSKTCNLFVPFMQDKSLKIVKLRLPLYKKRFGILEPFKSDLNLKLDLAVVPVIAVDKNLKRIGHGKGFYDMFFSNLTYKPLVVFIQGLDLFYNENLTQKHDVRADYFINPYKKYFKKEFSNVNNILHIYSRYHRRGDRIFSC
- the rny gene encoding ribonuclease Y, which produces MLIIFYIFIAVIIGVGIGYLVAKKIDEAKYNIFVEQAKARAKAIEHEAELVLKDAKNHILNAELEIKKKYEDKSHKVQKEYNQKIEELSKKEQKIKAYESEIEKSKEELDKSKSKAVNLYNENLRLKDSYNTKLDELIRVLEHSSGLTQNEAREIILKKVEEKSRDEISHIVRKYEEEAKSEAKRKANYIIAQATSRFAGEFAAERLINVINIKNDELKGRIIGKEGRNVKTLEMLLGVDIIIDDTPGAIIISCFNLYRRAIATKVIELLVEDGRIQPARIEEIYEKVCKEFEDSILEEGQTILMDLNISKMHPEIVKLIGKLKYRASYGQNALAHSLEVAHLAGIIAAECGGDENLARRAGILHDIGKALTHDFEGSHVDLGAELCKRYKEHDVVINAIYAHHGHEEATSIESAAVCAADTLSAARPGARREVLEAFLKRVSELEDIAKSKQGIKNAYAINAGREIRVIVNAELVNDDESVLLAKEIADEIQEKVQYPGEIKVNVIRELRAVDYAR
- a CDS encoding FAD-linked oxidase C-terminal domain-containing protein; the encoded protein is MKAEFKSYFTKLLGDDAKFDEVHKRAYSYDATRKHFLPDGVLFPKNEKEISEILKFCNENKIIVVPRGAGSGFTGGSLSVNGGVVLALEKHMNKILEIDLENLVAVVQPALINSKLQEELKKHGLFYPPDPASMDFSSIGGNVSENAGGMRAAKYGITKDYVLALRAVLPNGDIIRAGKRTIKDVAGYNLAGILIASEGTLAVITEICLKLMPLPKLKKTALGIFKSVDEAMKAVYTSLAKGVRPVSMEFLDNLSIRAVESKFQKGLPVEAGAILIADVDGNVEQSLDDDLKMLEACFKEAGASEFKIAKDEKEAADIWFARRNCSQSITVYGNLKLNEDVTVPRSKLPALLSGINEISKKYGFKIPCFGHTGDGNVHVNVMVEDKNDEEQVKKGHEAITEIFKLAIKLDGTLSGEHGIGVSKAPFMKLAFSEAEMNIMRAIKNAFDPNNILNPNKMGL
- a CDS encoding peptidoglycan DD-metalloendopeptidase family protein, giving the protein MKKIALFFCLYLPLFSLSVMEEREWAKNEFFLSFLEHNSLPLSLYWDLDPQDRELASEIKEGEKYQILWDNEKNEIEQILIPINGSDLQIHIYKDINDKFTLSFTPVAYEVEERVLSIEIERSAYQDVETISGSTPLARAMRNAFRGSIDFTAMQKGDKVSILYERKERLGQRFGDIVVKMVTVEVNKKPNSVFFFNDTYYDANGKELESFLLTQPVKYTRISSYFTRSRYHPVLRKYRAHLGVDFAAPTGTPVRSAGSGVVSFVGTKGGYGKTVQVNHGQGYSTLYAHLSRFAAIKRGQKVKQGQTIAYVGSTGVSTGPHLHFGLYLNNRAINPLSVVKISRSELKGDKKKEFENTIVLYQERLQEFIKNKNTVPKKESLPFENYVEL